The following is a genomic window from Rutidosis leptorrhynchoides isolate AG116_Rl617_1_P2 chromosome 8, CSIRO_AGI_Rlap_v1, whole genome shotgun sequence.
ATTtctatcttcttggacaacttggaatgttaatTCCATCAATTGAAATGTTGTCCAATGATGATATTCCCTAATATGTTGTTGGGAAAAATTTTTTTATTAGAGTCTGGATGACGTCATGTTTTTCAGAATCTGGATGACATCATGTTATCCAGGGTCTGGGAAAGTTTACTCTGGTGTATTTTTACTGTAAAATCGTTTCCTTATTTTGTCAAGTAAAgtttttctttattctatttcctaaaataaaagggGGTAAATGGTAACTTTTTCAAAATTTTGTCAGGAGTATTTATTTTGTGCATATCTCTCCTATTTGTACTCTTCAAAATCTTCTTCAAGCTAATCTCCTATAATAAACCCTAATTCCTCTCAttcgatcatcatcttcttcaaaaatTCTCTCAGTTTTCAAAATTCGCTCGTGTTCTTGAAAGTTTTTGTTGAAGCTAAATGGCAAATTCAAAGTTCATCCCTTTTGTTCTTGTACCCTCCGATAACATGATTAGGGCGAAAGATTCCAGAGGAGGAAAAGATGTACAGGTTTCGGCTAATAACAGGGTTGCTTGTGGTACTATTCCGTAGAATTTTGCTAATGAAGGGTATGAGGATTTGGTATTGTTCATGCGAAATCACCCTTtgaaggatgctttcttcaagacaaCGATCATGTTTCCAGAGATGTTAGGAGAATTTTGGTATACTTGCGTTGGGAACAGAGAAGCTAGAACTATCACTGGTACTTATAGAGATGGTAACAATTCGTTAACTCTTACTGAAAATCGTTTAAGAATTGCTTTGAATCTTCCTGTTCAAGATAACTTTGTTAGAACTGTGTCCAGATCTGCTATAAAATCTTGTTTTCCTATGGTTGGTCAACCTTTAACTGATTCATCTGTTAAGATTAGTATGTTTTCTCCAAGGTGGATGTTTTTGTTGTTGAATATTATTAGAAGTCTGAGTTTCAAGTGTGGTAGTCTGACTGAGATTAATAATTTTGAGGCACATCTGTTTCATGCTATAGTCACAGGGAGGAATATTCATTTTGCACGTTTATATTTCAATGAACTCTTGGTTCTCACTGAAAAAATTCCAAGGGATCATAATGTGCCTTTTAtcagaatcttaagtttaatgtttGAACAAGCTATGACTCCTGCTTTATATGATGGACTTAAAGTGTTTCGTGTGTATGAGTATACATCTATTCCAGAATGTAGTGTCAGAATGTTTCACAGCCACATTGTGAATGATCAAGAAGTTACTCTTACTCCTgctatgatgcattgggtcaatcttgaccgtgcagaccaacctacagattctgagcaatcagagtCTGCAGGGGCCTCTTCCTCAGAATttgagcaatcagggtctgcagAAGATCACAACATTGGTCAACAATCtttagaatctgagcaatcagattctacccccacACAAACTCCACCCCATGTTGTTACACAAACAGAGCAGGCTGAAGACATGAATGAGGAACTCTCACCTCATTCTAACCCATCTCCACCCACTGCTACTGAGCAAATTTTCCACTCAACCCACCTTATGAACCCACCAGTTCATATAGAGAATACCACCATAATTAAAACCTTAGATAATACAGCACTTGTGGATTCACCTCAAAAATTCACTATGAAGAGTGTTTCTCGTACTACTCCATCACTTCTACTAGAGGTTGGTGAGAGGAGTGTTTTGACCCAACCTGAACTTGGTAGGATAGTTAACTTAGATACCCACATTACAGTCACTGAAGAAACCCACTCAAttgacttacatgaagaagtcccaatcctgaactcaaataaccaaatccaaaAACCAACTGAAATGGCCAAGCCAACTTttaccccagacttaagtctgccactacccacccaaaatgttccatccttacacattcttgcacaggctgccaatgtcacactcatgtcacagggtgagatACATGCTTCAAAACCTTCTATGTCCAAAGATCAGTTTTCTTTacaacaggaaggctgtgaggacataccaaccctaccctCATCCATTGGcactacttctcagactgaggcactagtcaccatggttggcctacatcaggctttgaccaagttgactaaggagtttgatgacaagctttctgttgtgcagtctaagattaataatcttaactttaataataattttgtttctaaagatgagttgatgaaggtgaggaggttggttggggatatcCATGGGTTGACTAGTACAAGTGGTTCAGGGTCTGTAACAGAGATTAATCAAAGGTTGTTTGAGCTGGAGAAGAAAATGGTTGGTGTTGATGAACCGAGACAATGTTTTACTGGGTTTTCATCTGATATTTGTTCCCTCAAAAATCAACAGACTGAAATTTAGAAGTTCATATCTTCTCTGCCTTTAGATgatatcaaaaagggggagaaaaaaaaAAGATCAGGTATTGATGCATGTATTGAGGGGGAGCAATCTAATAAGACTCACATTGAGGGGGAGAAACAAATTGAGGGGGAGGATATTGTTGATAAGGGTACTGGTGACAAACAGGGTAATTCTAGTGGTGTTTTGGTTACTGCTACACAAAGAGCAGATGGTGATCTTAGGGCTCAGATGAACAAGAGGTTTAGATTCAGAAGATATGATGGTGATGTTGTGAAAGTTGAGGTTGAAAAATCTGAGTTTGAAGGTGTGATTTTGCTGTTAACAATGGCTCATTTGCCAGACAGAAGGTTAAgagttaaaatgaatcaaattgTTCGTTTAGGTTTTTGTGAATGGAGAGGCATAGATGTTTGTATCAAGGAGTATGCAGGGGATCAGGTTATTGTGAATGAAGTGTTAAAGAGAGTGTGCATGTTGGTTCACTTGGTGTTTGAAGAAGGATTCATCAGTACTAAAGATTATGAAGtgttttgtgaaacttttaacctgTGAATGAAAAAGAGAAGAGTTAAGGGACATATTGAAAGATATGCTGTTCCTGAGCATTTGGAGTTTGTTGATAACAAGTATGTTGAACACTTGGATGGCTTGATGATAAAGACTATTGGAAATCAAAAGACGTTGATTAGGTGTGATCAGTTTGAAGAGGCAAGCATTGATATGTTGATTAATCTTTTGTCCAGGTGTGAAACAGAGCAAACATTTCCTTTCAGGGTGCAATTGTTGAAACACTTGTATAGCAAGCTGAATATGTCGAAGAAAATTCCTCACATGAAGAGCAAGTGTAAGCTTATTGAAAAGGAGTATGCTAAGGTGGTTAATTAGGTGTAaaggttgttttgacatcatcagatagggggagattgttgggaaaatgaaaataataatctgatgagtcaaaagtattttgcagattttagagtctggagatttagagtctgaagttgcagccTCTGGATTTGCTAAAGTCAACGTTTAAAGATTTCTTGAAGCCAAAGCTAAAGATTATTCTGGAGATATGTTTGCagattaagaagatttgttttgaagattcAGTTTTATCTCCATATTTGACTTTCGATTTATTAGCAAATTAGTTtggtttttagtttatcttttccatttttatagcCAAGTAGTTTTGGAAATCAAATCTCCAGATTTTGTTTTTATCTTTATAAATAGGgacgtatggttcatttgaaagatGTACTTGACACGATTAATATTATCAATCCTTTATTCCAATATCGTGTTCTCTCATTTTCTGCACTTaaattcttatttattgtataaattgagagtctggtgttcatagttgtaTTACTGTGAACTGATAGGTTGGAAGTGTTAGATGTGACGTGATGTGAAGCCCCGGTGTCAAGTATCGAAGATGGAGATGATGATGAATATGTTGTGGTGAAATGTGTAACCGTAGTGATTTCATTTTTCTTTTAAGAAGTGAGCCAGTTTGCAACACTCCTTAGTAGGATGACCCGTTTAACGACAAAAATTACAGTACGTATCTTTGTTAGTATGAATCACAAGAAGGGTCAGACCTTTTTATGTTGAAGTTCAAAGTCCACGAGTTTACCGTGTAATTCATCAAACGAAATAGGTGTGTCCCTTGCACGTATAGCTGCACTGATATCCTTAAATTATGTGTCCACTCGATGAACATTGGCTTAGATATACATGAGGCCAAATGAAAAACAATTATACACATAAAATAAAGGTAGTATATGGAGTACTAGATCATCGTCATCAACCGTTATGTCAACAAGAGCGAGATCATCTGCAATGGTGCGCATCTCATGCAAACCCGAGCAACCATTGAACGCGTTTTAGTGAAAAGGAAGTCTACCATGCCCGTATATTCCATAGATCCTGGAATATCCGACCACACACTTGGTCCCCCCGCTTTAAAAAACACGCAAGCAACACTTCCCCGATAACTTCCACTGTCGATTTTCACACCGATGCACCCCGTTCATAAGTCTCTCGTTCCCCTTCAAACGAGAATCCATTTTCCAAAATCACAAAACATCGATTGAACTCCATTTTATCCATTGTTAGAGATGCCACACTGCACATGGTAAATGTATGAGGATGATTTTTTTGTGCCTGACTACACTTTGAACATAAAGTACTAGGAATATATGCATCACGAGCATCGAGCAACAAGAGAGTCTTTCCTTTAGGATCGTAAACGCCATTCAAGAATGTACGTTAACCACTTAACCTTTATATCGGCAAGTTTACACCATGGAGTGGGGTAGAACTTGGGAATAGTctccaattatatgtatatagcatGCATATATATACTATAATCAATGTTGTATCGTGATAACATATTAACAATAAATAAATGGGGATTGAAATTTTCATCACTAGTTTTACTTGTTCCACATAAATTGTCTAAACTGCCCTAAATGATAAGCTTACACAAATTTTGTAAAGCtttttattataatttattaaggGATATTTTGGAAAAGAATAATGAAATAATGGTGGAACAAGTAAAACTCATTGTAGAAATATCATATCCCTAAAATTAGGGAAGCTCGTTTGATTAGTATGTTTGTAGTTTTTTTTTCGGGATGTTAGGGAAACTCGTTTATAGATAGCTTTTGTTTAAATGGTTGCGTTCTAAGTGCGAGCTTCCCCGTTTTTCTCTTGTCGTTTTGTATTAACTCCGTTTGTTTCTATATGAATATTAGTttttttaccaaataaataaataaataaattaatcaaTGGCCTTCATCATTTGGTTTTTTATCCACATTCTAGTTCTCCATGTCATGTAGATTACAAGTAAGAAACATCACATGTTTTATAAGAAAAGACTTCTAAGTTCAAAATGTGACAAACAAACATATGCAtggtaaatattacggagtattcaATAAAACTTGAACCCATCACCTCAAATTTTCCATTACTTTTTGCAAGTATGAAATGtcttatttaatataacataaaatataatataaagatGTATGTAAATGTGATTGATAGATACATCTCCCACATATAGAACAACAAAACAAACCAAAACTACTATTTAGACTTGATTATTTCTCCTTTAAATGCAAGTGAAAGTGCACTTAAAGTACCACCATTTTCCACCTTAACTCCAGGCATAACAACACTTCTACTCCCTACAAATCCATCTTCACCAATCCTAATCTTCCCAAACTTAACCTTACCACCATCTCCTTCATATATATGCCCGAACAACAACGCTTCACGGCCCACACAACCACCGCCTTCAATTTCCACCATCTCGGGGTTCAAAACCGCACCCATACTATCCACATAAACACCTTGACTAACATCGATCTCGGATCCCATCAATTTCATCCACATTGTAAACAAAAACGACCCGCTCACCATTTCCATAAAGTACTCACCAACTAACGTCCTAAACGCTTGCCATATCGTGTCCATAAACACTTCTTTACCCCAAATCAACACGCTCCCACCGTCTTTTTTCTTTCCTACGAGTACCCATTTGGCTATCACACATGCTAGCCCAACCCAAACCCCTGAACACACCCAAAACACGGGCAAAAGCCACTGAATTGGGTAGCCCGTTGTTTCTTTTATGTAGAACGTTACATTTAACGGGCCGGATATCAGTAATGCCATTAGGTAGTATGGTAAGAATGTCTGTAACAAAGGTTGACCCAGTAGTGTCCATGAAGTTTGATACCATGTCCTTGCAAGAGTCACTTGAGGTGAGTTCTTGTTTTCGGATGCTGACGTGGCGGCCATAGGACAACCCGAAAGGTCTACTTTGACATCAGATTGTTCTATGAAACTTCTCCAGGCTTCTGGAAGTGGTTGACCGTTTCTCAAATGTTGACAGATCTCGTATACTAAAGAACGGCCATGATCTATTGAAGCACTTTGAGAAGCAGATGTAGCCCGAATTACATCTACCTCGTTAGATCTCAAAAAGGGATTAAACTCCAATTCTTCCGATTGTTGTTGCGTGTCGTTTTGATCGATTGTTATCTCTCCCACATCGATATAAGGAAATTCAGTATTATCCCATGGAGTTGTGCAGTCGAGCGCAATGTCACGGGCCGTTTCATCTTGAGGAACGGGCCGGATCTGTAACTGGAAAATATACCGGACCCCACCCGGTTGACTCACGCGGGTCTTGAAATCGTCAGCAAGAAAAAGCATCGGCCTTTTATCGTTAACATCTCGAGGAATCGCACCTGTTTCGGGAGGTAAAATTCCAGTGGGCTCCACTTGACCCGATTCTTCAGGTATGTTTTCATCAAAAGGTCTCAACTTGAACTTTACATACATTTCAGATCCATCTTCAAACCGAAAAAGCCTGCATATGTTTGAAAAGTAATGCAATGTGGTGAACGAATCAGTGTTTCGAAGTGATGTCCATACAGCGTCACGCACATGTGGGACCCGCTTCACGTGTTGTTCTCTAGCTGGAAGCCCACAAACAAGCCAGGTGGCGAAATCAGATATCGTCCTCGCGTAAAACGCGTTTCCAGTTTTTAAAGTAAGATCAAGAATTGAAGTTTCGGTTTCGTTTGATAGTATTCGTACAGCTGCACCACGTGCATCGAGTCTTGCATCATCATCTGCACTTAAACTGTTACTGTGTCGAATAACGACTGGGTAACTTTTACCCGGGTAAAAAATCTTGTGATTCGGTAACCCGTTGATGATGTCATAAATCTTTAAAACTCCCTTACCACTAACACCGATTCGATGAAAGTATCTCGATTTAACCTTAAGAGTTGTGGCAGCAAGATTAGCAGATAAGTTACCGACGATCTTCTTGTATTTAATGTCCATTTCTTCTATTCGTTCGTCTAACTCGTGCATCGTGTTCTTTATCATGACCGGGTTTTCAGACCCGATATAAACCCCGCCCCGTTTAAGAACCGAGTCAACCGGGGCAACTGAAAGAGCACCAAGAATGACATCTTTTTGAACAACCGAACCGGGTAACAAAACGCTTTGGCTCCCAACTACCGAATTATCCTGGACTTCAACTTTTCCGGTTTTAAACCCGTTGACCGAATAAAAACAAGCTATTATCCTGCTAAAGTCGCCTAAATGAACACCTGAACCGATTGAAATTAGGGTTGGGTCGGAAACCGGGTTAATAGCTCGAATTGAACAATGGCTTCCAACTTTTGCACCTAACAGACGTAAGTACACGCAAAACGCTTCGTTACCCGAAAGAAGCTTAGCGAAACGAAGATGGCACGCAACGTTGATTCGATGTTGAAGCCATGTTTTAAACTTTGTTTGGCGATTTTGGTTAAGGAAACGGGTCATGGTGCAGGTTAAGAAGGTGAGGATCAAGCCGTGTGCCAAGTAAGCGGAAGCTAATGACGTGGCGAAGGTTAGTGGGCCCACCGATGTGGTGATGATCATGGTTGCGTATGCGATAACGGTGAACGGAAGCCAGTGGAATGCTCCGGCAACACAAATAAACGAGAAGTTTTTGAGAGACGGTGTTTCTTGATATATAGAGATATAAAGAAAGTAAGATATTGCAGCTGATAATGAGCTGAGAAACCCGATAACGTAGATACCGATTAGGTGATATATGGCATCCATTTGCGTGTCGTTTGTTGTATCCTGAGAATGTCGAAAAATTAAAAAGCTTTAATCTTTTTTAGTGTAAAGTGAAGTTTTAAGAATATATGTGGATAACCGACCCGTTTACTTATGAATGGGTAGATTCGGGTTATGCATTTTCCTTTACAGTCATTATTGTTTTTGCCAAAAGAAACTGGCATGTGATGAAACGGGTCAAAAATCTTCGAAAGTGTAATTGTAGCATAAGACCTTTTATATTAGTTACAGAAAAATATTAAGATTGTTAGTCATCATAGCTTTTTAGCTATATTGAAACGTAAGACATTATAATACAGTTAAAATGGGGCGGAAACTTTTTGTTATGGGTAAAATGGGTTGGATCAGGTATTGTTGGCTCAATATACTTTTCGACCAAAAAAACTATTCTTTTTTTTGTTTGCTTTCAAAAATAAAATAGTTGGCTGAAAAGTATATTGAGCCAACAATACCTGACCCGACCCGACCCGTTTCGTCCAGAAGAAAATGTAAGTTTCAGTTTGACCGTTTGTTGACACGCCACAACTAATTAAAGAGCATACAAGTTATAATATACCTTTTGAAAGCTCTTGCGTCTGCTTGATCCGTAAACACGCTTTCCCGTTTCCGTTTTCTGTAACGTCCCAACTTTAGCTTCTTCACCTAAAACACTTCCCTTTTGAATAACCGCATACGGTCCAATTTCAGATCGTTGCCCAATCCTGATTGGCTGAAAACTCAAAACTCCATTTTTCACTTCATGTCCTTGAATCAAAGCCCCTTCTGCAATCATAGCTTGATCCCCAATATAAACTAGAGACGGGTCCGTTATATCAACCGTATCTAACACAACCGATGACCCAATTCTCGCCCCAAACAACTCAAACCAGTATTTCAAAAAAACCGTCCCCCTCAAATGAACCGCCATAACCTTAGACGAAATTTCCTGCACCTTGTAAAGCGTCCACCACTTCACAAAATCCATAGACCATATGGAAACCTCAGGGGTTAAAGCgtaatttggtcttagaaacgattTACCAAAAAACGCAACGGATACGCACGTTGTAAATATGCAAAATATCCAAGCAATTGGAGCAAAAAGTATAGATACAAAGTACCCGATCCACGAATGTGAGTGTACGTAAGAAACCGAGTTCATGAACATCAAAACGGATAGATACGCAGGGAGAACAAGCATCATACACATATACACAAGTGCACAAAATTGCAATGTCCAGATACCAAACTGGTGAAGCGTTGAAACTTCAGTGATGATGTCATAACTACTGTCGTTTTCAGATTCCGGAACAACA
Proteins encoded in this region:
- the LOC139862770 gene encoding uncharacterized protein, giving the protein MDAIYHLIGIYVIGFLSSLSAAISYFLYISIYQETPSLKNFSFICVAGAFHWLPFTVIAYATMIITTSVGPLTFATSLASAYLAHGLILTFLTCTMTRFLNQNRQTKFKTWLQHRINVACHLRFAKLLSGNEAFCVYLRLLGAKVGSHCSIRAINPVSDPTLISIGSGVHLGDFSRIIACFYSVNGFKTGKVEVQDNSVVGSQSVLLPGSVVQKDVILGALSVAPVDSVLKRGGVYIGSENPVMIKNTMHELDERIEEMDIKYKKIVGNLSANLAATTLKVKSRYFHRIGVSGKGVLKIYDIINGLPNHKIFYPGKSYPVVIRHSNSLSADDDARLDARGAAVRILSNETETSILDLTLKTGNAFYARTISDFATWLVCGLPAREQHVKRVPHVRDAVWTSLRNTDSFTTLHYFSNICRLFRFEDGSEMYVKFKLRPFDENIPEESGQVEPTGILPPETGAIPRDVNDKRPMLFLADDFKTRVSQPGGVRYIFQLQIRPVPQDETARDIALDCTTPWDNTEFPYIDVGEITIDQNDTQQQSEELEFNPFLRSNEVDVIRATSASQSASIDHGRSLVYEICQHLRNGQPLPEAWRSFIEQSDVKVDLSGCPMAATSASENKNSPQVTLARTWYQTSWTLLGQPLLQTFLPYYLMALLISGPLNVTFYIKETTGYPIQWLLPVFWVCSGVWVGLACVIAKWVLVGKKKDGGSVLIWGKEVFMDTIWQAFRTLVGEYFMEMVSGSFLFTMWMKLMGSEIDVSQGVYVDSMGAVLNPEMVEIEGGGCVGREALLFGHIYEGDGGKVKFGKIRIGEDGFVGSRSVVMPGVKVENGGTLSALSLAFKGEIIKSK